The Opitutus sp. ER46 genome contains a region encoding:
- the cheB gene encoding chemotaxis-specific protein-glutamate methyltransferase CheB: protein MAIAATPVPSARPGALRVLVVDDSPFMQRRMGELLERDGDLRIVGTARDGLDAIRRAAELQPDVITMDIQMPRMDGLAAIEQIMGTQPRPIVVVSSVVRSDSAAAIAALERGAVEVIAKPSEGAISLDLAHIGHELRRKVRLAARVRVVRTARRPGPVAPVATAGVSELPRGQSTAEPSLAAPPEPASDALTLIGCSTGGPAALLELARSWRGAELPPVIVAQHLPAEFTGELARQMAEHLGGSVREAQTGDRPRSGVVLIAPGGQHVDLDAAGVVRLVPARATDPWVPSIDRLFESGAAAYGARTLGIVLTGMGNDGTAGARAISGAGGTVWAQDEASSIIDGMPRAVREAGHAARVLPLGEIGRALIRKPRPLLSS from the coding sequence ATGGCCATTGCCGCCACTCCTGTCCCTTCGGCCCGCCCCGGAGCTCTCCGGGTGCTCGTCGTGGACGACTCTCCCTTCATGCAGCGCCGCATGGGCGAACTGCTGGAGCGGGATGGCGACCTGCGCATCGTGGGCACGGCGCGCGACGGGCTGGACGCGATCCGGCGGGCGGCGGAGCTGCAGCCGGACGTGATCACGATGGACATCCAGATGCCCCGCATGGACGGGCTCGCGGCCATCGAGCAGATCATGGGCACGCAGCCGCGGCCGATCGTGGTGGTGAGCTCGGTGGTGCGGAGCGACTCGGCGGCGGCGATCGCCGCGCTCGAGCGCGGGGCGGTCGAGGTGATCGCGAAGCCCTCGGAGGGCGCAATTTCGCTGGACCTGGCGCACATTGGGCACGAGTTGCGCCGGAAGGTTCGGCTGGCCGCGCGCGTGCGGGTGGTGCGCACCGCCCGGCGGCCGGGGCCGGTGGCGCCGGTCGCGACCGCCGGTGTGAGCGAATTGCCGCGGGGCCAGTCGACCGCGGAACCGAGCCTGGCGGCGCCGCCGGAGCCGGCGAGCGACGCGCTGACCCTGATCGGCTGTTCGACGGGCGGTCCGGCGGCGTTGCTGGAGCTGGCGCGCAGCTGGCGGGGCGCGGAACTGCCCCCGGTGATCGTGGCCCAGCATCTGCCGGCGGAGTTCACCGGGGAGCTGGCGCGGCAGATGGCGGAGCATCTCGGTGGCTCCGTGCGGGAGGCCCAGACCGGAGATCGGCCCCGCTCCGGCGTCGTGCTGATCGCGCCCGGCGGGCAGCATGTGGACCTTGATGCCGCGGGCGTCGTGCGCCTGGTGCCGGCGCGGGCCACGGACCCGTGGGTGCCATCGATCGACCGTTTGTTCGAGAGCGGCGCGGCGGCGTATGGCGCGCGCACACTCGGCATCGTGCTCACCGGCATGGGCAATGACGGCACCGCCGGCGCGCGGGCCATCAGTGGCGCGGGTGGCACCGTTTGGGCGCAGGACGAAGCCTCGAGCATCATCGACGGCATGCCGCGCGCGGTGCGCGAGGCGGGGCATGCCGCGCGCGTGTTGCCGCTGGGCGAAATCGGCCGCGCCCTGATCAGAAAACCCCGGCCCCTTTTGTCCTCATGA
- a CDS encoding DUF4388 domain-containing protein: MSDRSKPLTGLLWLRTGGLDLSLSLAGVQRVALGNQLRVAPAGPRVPPWWSGVAIADERAHPLLNMAELLGTTPHARRVGDAVVVLTAMGGQPVGLVCDRFRGIIPPGQADWALPGTLFTSAECAPSRARLWEGRLVLDFETERFFPARRRAQLEQAMKNSKENVDQLWELSELEQQLANAPTAKGYRNLADRYRKLGWLEDAERMLARAAEVKSDAPAARTTTTAGGLTGPLTPRVLLELLQVLHTTVKSGELLLDAPGAIAGSITLSRGEIIDARSADADDAAGTLRKLSAIKAGRYQFFPGAPTDAESKLPTDTAAVLAELSRQLSTP; encoded by the coding sequence ATGAGCGACCGATCGAAACCTCTCACCGGGCTGCTCTGGCTGCGGACCGGCGGCCTGGACCTGTCCCTTTCCCTGGCGGGCGTGCAACGGGTCGCCCTTGGCAACCAGCTGCGTGTGGCTCCCGCCGGCCCGCGCGTGCCGCCCTGGTGGAGCGGCGTCGCGATCGCGGACGAACGCGCGCACCCCCTGCTCAACATGGCGGAGCTGCTCGGCACCACGCCGCATGCGCGGCGGGTGGGGGACGCGGTCGTCGTGCTCACCGCGATGGGCGGACAGCCCGTGGGCCTCGTGTGCGATCGCTTCCGGGGCATCATTCCGCCGGGGCAGGCCGATTGGGCGCTGCCGGGCACGCTGTTTACCAGCGCCGAGTGCGCGCCCAGCCGGGCCCGACTCTGGGAGGGTCGGCTGGTGCTGGACTTTGAAACCGAACGCTTTTTCCCGGCGCGGCGGCGCGCCCAACTGGAGCAGGCCATGAAGAATTCGAAGGAGAACGTCGATCAACTGTGGGAGCTCAGCGAGCTGGAGCAGCAGCTCGCGAATGCGCCTACCGCGAAGGGCTATCGCAACCTCGCCGACCGGTACCGGAAACTCGGGTGGCTCGAGGATGCGGAACGGATGCTCGCCCGCGCGGCGGAGGTGAAGTCGGACGCGCCCGCCGCCCGGACGACCACCACGGCCGGTGGCCTCACCGGTCCGCTCACGCCGCGGGTGCTCCTCGAACTCCTGCAGGTGCTGCACACGACCGTGAAATCGGGCGAGCTCCTGCTCGATGCGCCCGGCGCGATCGCGGGCAGCATCACGCTCAGCCGCGGCGAGATCATCGACGCGCGGTCGGCCGACGCGGACGATGCCGCCGGCACGCTCCGGAAATTGAGCGCGATCAAGGCCGGGAGGTACCAGTTCTTTCCCGGGGCGCCCACCGATGCCGAGTCGAAGCTGCCGACGGACACCGCGGCGGTGCTCGCCGAACTCAGCCGGCAGCTCAGCACGCCATGA
- a CDS encoding chemotaxis protein CheW, producing MNAPRHAAPAPAADFRPGALALRIRRGTTQFLIPRAWVRSVAPITQVAPLPRVKPWVLGMALHADRPVPLLDPAAYAGAAADGIKAAVLIGRSDGAGLALVATDVPGRFVSVPATAYLESGEGWLARLHGCPAAAWWLEAERLTTELKS from the coding sequence ATGAACGCGCCCCGCCACGCTGCTCCCGCGCCTGCGGCCGATTTTCGCCCGGGTGCGCTGGCCCTGCGCATTCGCCGCGGCACCACGCAGTTTCTCATCCCCCGTGCCTGGGTCCGCAGCGTTGCGCCGATCACCCAGGTTGCGCCGCTCCCGCGCGTGAAGCCGTGGGTGCTCGGGATGGCCCTGCACGCCGACCGCCCCGTGCCGCTCCTCGACCCGGCCGCCTATGCGGGCGCGGCCGCGGACGGCATCAAGGCGGCGGTGCTCATCGGCAGGTCGGATGGCGCCGGGCTGGCGCTGGTCGCGACCGATGTGCCGGGACGTTTCGTGTCGGTGCCGGCGACCGCCTACCTGGAATCGGGCGAGGGTTGGCTGGCGCGGCTGCATGGCTGTCCGGCCGCCGCGTGGTGGCTTGAGGCCGAGCGGCTGACGACGGAGCTGAAGAGCTGA
- a CDS encoding response regulator yields MARILIVEDDKEMGDLMIMLVEGMGHEVELATSGPTALELLGKFHHDVVFTDVHMEPMNGLQLVEHVKQLHPCAVIVFISGDLSPELQAQGMRRGALEFLHKPIRVEQLKHVLRRALNRSEREKVAARPEPDAGGAPVPTVPGRQNLASVELELETFYPGAPFAVLRNKLAQLALLNRYALIEAAPDMLSVDLWRVLHGSGPSANLPLVVRDVAAQPVTTADELLLPKNEGTLVLMNVEALPVEVQRELIAEMREARRMQIIATTACDPDQLTVDGRLVGTFYSRLALGSLRVGALSEREEELPEILAAAMRMTPFYPFRTAAVEIDPAAAEAVRAYAWPGNLAELWAIASRALTAMKEPRLTLSVLPDRIRGAKLPTLTASLRETEQACVARALRTLGTVERAAESLGVAAAELETFQAQPADSLFILKRDLSAPIPAAAQPIQRVLLVVGDNLVRETAAAALAGHDLEATIVSDLLAAIAAVVLAPRPFAAAVLVSPLTAFDPMEAGQELARLAPQMRLGLLGGRAPDGDPGPFKLVASSFRTGADVEAAFQTLIHGDIQRTAA; encoded by the coding sequence ATGGCGCGGATCCTGATAGTCGAAGACGACAAGGAAATGGGTGATCTCATGATCATGCTCGTCGAGGGCATGGGGCATGAGGTCGAACTGGCGACGTCCGGTCCGACTGCGCTGGAGCTGCTGGGCAAGTTTCACCACGACGTGGTGTTCACGGACGTGCACATGGAGCCGATGAACGGCCTGCAGCTGGTGGAGCACGTGAAGCAGCTCCACCCGTGCGCGGTCATCGTGTTCATCTCGGGCGACCTCAGTCCGGAGCTCCAGGCTCAGGGCATGCGCCGCGGCGCGCTGGAGTTCCTGCACAAACCGATCCGGGTCGAGCAGCTGAAGCACGTCCTGCGGCGGGCGCTGAACCGGTCGGAACGCGAGAAGGTGGCGGCGCGGCCCGAGCCGGACGCGGGCGGGGCGCCGGTGCCCACGGTGCCGGGGCGGCAAAACCTCGCCTCGGTGGAACTCGAGCTGGAGACATTTTATCCCGGCGCGCCCTTCGCGGTCCTGCGCAACAAGCTCGCGCAGCTCGCGTTGTTGAATCGCTACGCGCTGATCGAGGCCGCGCCCGACATGCTGAGCGTCGATCTGTGGCGGGTGCTGCACGGGTCGGGACCGTCGGCCAATCTCCCGCTGGTCGTGCGTGACGTGGCCGCCCAACCCGTGACGACGGCGGACGAGCTGCTGCTGCCGAAGAACGAGGGCACGCTCGTGTTGATGAATGTCGAGGCGCTGCCGGTCGAGGTGCAGCGGGAGTTGATCGCGGAGATGCGGGAGGCGCGGCGGATGCAAATCATCGCCACCACCGCCTGTGATCCCGACCAGCTGACCGTCGATGGCCGCCTGGTGGGCACGTTCTACTCGCGGCTGGCCTTGGGAAGCCTGCGCGTCGGCGCGTTGAGTGAACGCGAGGAGGAGCTCCCCGAGATCCTGGCCGCGGCGATGCGGATGACCCCGTTCTATCCCTTCCGCACCGCGGCGGTGGAGATTGACCCGGCGGCGGCGGAAGCGGTCCGCGCCTATGCTTGGCCCGGCAACCTGGCGGAGCTGTGGGCCATCGCGAGCCGGGCGTTGACGGCGATGAAGGAGCCGCGGCTGACGCTGAGCGTGCTCCCCGACCGGATCCGCGGCGCCAAGCTGCCGACGCTGACGGCGTCGCTGCGCGAAACCGAGCAGGCCTGCGTGGCCCGCGCTCTGCGGACGCTCGGGACCGTCGAGCGCGCCGCCGAGTCCCTGGGGGTGGCAGCGGCGGAACTCGAGACCTTTCAGGCGCAGCCGGCCGATTCGCTCTTTATCCTGAAGCGCGACCTGTCGGCGCCGATCCCGGCCGCGGCGCAGCCGATTCAGCGCGTGCTGCTGGTCGTGGGGGACAACCTCGTCCGCGAAACGGCCGCGGCTGCGCTCGCGGGCCATGACCTCGAAGCGACCATCGTGAGCGACCTGCTGGCGGCGATTGCCGCCGTGGTGCTGGCGCCGCGGCCCTTCGCCGCCGCCGTGCTGGTGTCACCGCTGACGGCGTTCGATCCCATGGAGGCGGGACAGGAGCTCGCCCGACTGGCGCCGCAGATGCGGCTCGGGCTGCTCGGTGGCCGCGCGCCGGATGGCGATCCCGGTCCCTTCAAGCTGGTCGCGTCGTCGTTCCGCACGGGGGCCGACGTCGAAGCTGCCTTTCAGACGCTCATCCACGGCGACATCCAGCGTACGGCCGCGTGA
- a CDS encoding porin, with amino-acid sequence MHKSIQLARVLALAAASTLPLAAASEADDVRVLREQVAALQQQLTALTQRIEAKEQAPALAAPKINLTDKGFSFSSADAANLIRFRGVAQFDSRVFLNDEGITNNSFLLRRARIITDGTFAKNYSFVFVPEFGGGSVSILDAAVGIAIDPALQLKFGKFTPPLGLERLQGVCWNFLNEASLASNLVPVRDVGAQASGALAKGVVNYAVGVFNGVADNAASSNSDFDNDKEVMARVMVSPFKNAEQSALRGLTAGVAASYGRSKTASGRAAAYKTDGQQTFFSYNSSVVADGAAWRLVPQLDYRSGPLGVMSEYVVSTVNLRPGAGAPKVQLANRAWQLAAGYVLTGEASSYTGLTPRSNFDLAAGTWGAFEVVGRCSGFQVDDDAFPLLASAAASANEATSYAAGLNWYLSKTVLFSTDCYLTHFGFNAAAPATATNAVLRQDEKALIMRVQIAF; translated from the coding sequence ATGCATAAATCGATACAACTTGCCCGGGTCCTCGCCCTGGCTGCCGCCTCGACGCTTCCGCTGGCTGCGGCCTCCGAAGCCGACGACGTACGGGTGTTGCGCGAACAGGTCGCCGCCCTCCAGCAGCAGCTCACCGCGTTGACCCAGCGCATTGAGGCGAAGGAGCAGGCGCCGGCGCTGGCCGCTCCGAAAATCAACCTGACCGACAAGGGCTTCTCGTTTTCCTCGGCCGATGCGGCGAACCTGATTCGTTTCCGCGGGGTCGCGCAGTTTGATTCGCGCGTGTTCCTCAACGACGAAGGCATCACCAACAACTCGTTCCTCCTGCGCCGGGCGCGGATCATCACCGACGGCACCTTCGCGAAGAACTACTCCTTCGTGTTCGTGCCGGAGTTCGGCGGCGGCAGCGTCAGCATCCTCGATGCGGCCGTCGGCATCGCGATCGATCCCGCGCTGCAGCTGAAGTTCGGCAAGTTCACACCCCCGCTCGGGCTCGAGCGCCTGCAGGGTGTTTGCTGGAACTTCCTGAACGAGGCGTCGCTCGCCTCCAACCTCGTGCCCGTGCGCGACGTCGGCGCCCAGGCCTCGGGCGCGCTGGCGAAGGGCGTCGTGAACTATGCCGTCGGCGTGTTCAATGGCGTCGCCGACAACGCGGCGAGCAGCAACTCGGACTTCGACAACGACAAGGAGGTGATGGCCCGCGTGATGGTTTCGCCGTTCAAGAACGCCGAGCAGTCCGCGCTGCGCGGGCTCACCGCGGGCGTCGCCGCGAGCTACGGTCGTTCGAAGACCGCCTCCGGCCGCGCTGCCGCCTACAAGACCGACGGCCAGCAGACCTTCTTCAGCTACAACTCGAGCGTGGTCGCCGATGGCGCCGCCTGGCGGCTGGTGCCGCAGCTCGATTACCGCAGCGGCCCGCTCGGCGTCATGAGCGAATACGTCGTCTCGACGGTGAATCTCCGGCCGGGCGCCGGTGCGCCGAAGGTGCAGCTCGCCAATCGCGCATGGCAGCTCGCGGCCGGCTATGTGCTGACCGGTGAGGCGTCGTCGTACACGGGCCTCACGCCGCGGTCGAACTTCGACCTCGCCGCGGGCACCTGGGGCGCGTTCGAGGTGGTCGGCCGCTGCTCCGGCTTTCAGGTGGATGACGATGCGTTCCCGCTTCTGGCTTCGGCCGCCGCGAGTGCCAACGAGGCGACGAGCTACGCCGCCGGCCTCAACTGGTACCTCAGCAAGACGGTCCTCTTCAGCACCGACTGCTACCTGACGCATTTTGGTTTCAATGCCGCCGCTCCGGCGACTGCGACCAATGCCGTGCTCCGGCAGGACGAGAAGGCACTGATCATGCGCGTCCAGATTGCGTTTTGA
- a CDS encoding PAS domain-containing sensor histidine kinase, which translates to MISRLILDWRLDLVAFAIVVGFSIGCARILARRRGIVGPPRTRTLAVAALAIVLGAFVAEGIGRISQRQLQRWVMIFAATYGGDLERMGHARIAADTPVGDAGYQAMLATQRAWLRANSFIGALYTCRRMPDGSCLRVTDTMDTTGPGTTVGARPRCNDAGVCGQLAPSDRAHAGEAVFDPAVVQDERGRWVRGFQPIRDEAGKVDAVLVVEVPAETWGLTTLFARLSALATIFAGTMLLVGIAYFSRQQATLVAREQAGRRLRESELRFRSLFENVPSIAVQGYDRDRRVIFWNEASAELYGYTAAEALGQRLEELIIPPPMRSDVVELIRRWAEEDVPIPPGELVLMRKGGAAVNVFSSHVMQRNVSGDLEMYCIDISLADRNRALAALAASEVNYRTLFAVIPHPMWVCDAETGAFLAVNEAALTKYGYWREEFLQMSQSDLGAPLPAPALRPSEAGRPALECWHRKKNGEPLRVELSSHPLAWGGRKARIVLAQDVTERRNAERRIVEQAELLDEINEAVVAVDAGGRINFWNHGAAQLFGRPASEMQGRLLSEVGHVDASVAALADVLRTQHDGWRGEVPTRHADGRAVYLETSITIIAGDSTRPALRVSVSTDITPRKELEAQVIEAQKMEVIGRLAGGVAHDFNSILMAMALNLEMLQSDLRDNQAAQPLLEDLRAMNERATTLVCQLLVFARKHAMKPQPLEVDGAIATVAKILHRLLGAHVTLHAPSASGELWINADPCMFDQVLLNLCVNARDAMPDGGTLTISTQPLQLTADEAAATPGARAGEFVCVQVTDTGCGMSPMVLAHAFEPFFTTKEAGKGTGLGLATVHGIVHQHGGWLTVESEVGQGTTFRVFLPQTTAPRGDAEDDLDADIRRGTETILLVEDDPAVRRVTTAMLLRFGYKVLVSANGPQALEVWSKRSFPIQVLITDVVLPEGMNGLVLARRLTAVAPELKVIVMSGYNVEMMEAGSDGLYGYTFLQKPVNSRTLASAIRAVLD; encoded by the coding sequence ATGATCAGCCGCCTCATTCTGGACTGGCGCCTCGACCTCGTGGCGTTCGCGATCGTGGTGGGATTCAGCATCGGCTGCGCGCGGATCCTGGCGCGACGGCGGGGCATCGTGGGCCCGCCGCGCACGCGGACTCTCGCCGTGGCGGCTCTGGCCATCGTGCTCGGTGCCTTCGTCGCAGAGGGGATCGGCCGCATCTCCCAGCGTCAGCTGCAGCGGTGGGTGATGATCTTTGCGGCCACCTACGGCGGCGACTTGGAGCGGATGGGCCATGCGCGGATTGCGGCGGACACGCCGGTCGGTGACGCCGGCTACCAGGCGATGCTCGCAACCCAGCGGGCGTGGCTGCGGGCAAACTCCTTCATCGGCGCGCTGTACACCTGCCGGCGGATGCCGGACGGCTCTTGCCTCAGGGTCACTGACACCATGGACACAACGGGTCCCGGCACGACGGTGGGGGCGCGTCCCCGGTGCAATGATGCGGGGGTGTGCGGCCAGTTGGCGCCCAGCGACCGGGCGCATGCGGGAGAGGCGGTGTTCGATCCGGCGGTGGTGCAGGACGAGCGCGGCCGGTGGGTGCGCGGTTTCCAGCCCATTCGGGACGAGGCGGGAAAGGTGGATGCCGTGCTGGTGGTCGAGGTGCCCGCGGAGACCTGGGGATTAACCACGCTTTTTGCGCGGCTGTCGGCGCTTGCGACCATCTTTGCGGGCACGATGCTGCTCGTCGGCATTGCGTACTTCTCCCGCCAGCAGGCGACGCTCGTGGCGCGGGAGCAGGCCGGGCGCCGGCTGCGCGAGAGCGAGCTCCGTTTTCGGTCGTTGTTCGAGAACGTCCCCAGCATCGCGGTGCAGGGATACGACCGAGACCGTCGGGTGATTTTCTGGAACGAGGCGAGCGCCGAGCTCTACGGCTATACCGCCGCCGAGGCGCTGGGCCAGCGGCTCGAGGAGCTCATCATTCCGCCGCCGATGCGGTCCGACGTGGTGGAGCTGATTCGCCGGTGGGCGGAGGAGGACGTGCCGATTCCGCCCGGGGAGCTGGTGCTGATGCGCAAGGGCGGTGCGGCGGTGAACGTGTTTTCGAGCCACGTGATGCAGCGCAATGTGAGCGGCGATCTGGAGATGTACTGCATCGACATCTCGCTCGCCGACCGCAACCGCGCCCTGGCGGCACTGGCCGCCAGCGAGGTGAACTACCGGACCCTCTTCGCGGTGATCCCGCACCCGATGTGGGTCTGCGATGCCGAAACCGGGGCGTTCCTGGCGGTGAACGAGGCGGCCCTCACGAAGTACGGCTATTGGCGGGAGGAGTTCCTGCAGATGAGCCAGAGCGACCTCGGCGCGCCGTTGCCGGCCCCGGCGCTGCGCCCCTCCGAAGCTGGGCGTCCGGCCCTCGAGTGTTGGCATCGCAAGAAGAACGGCGAACCGCTTCGGGTGGAGCTGAGTTCGCACCCCCTCGCGTGGGGGGGCCGCAAGGCGCGCATCGTGCTCGCCCAGGACGTCACCGAGCGCCGCAACGCCGAGCGCCGCATCGTCGAGCAGGCCGAGCTCCTCGACGAAATCAACGAGGCGGTCGTGGCGGTCGACGCCGGCGGCCGGATCAATTTCTGGAACCACGGCGCGGCCCAGCTCTTCGGCCGTCCCGCCTCCGAGATGCAGGGCCGGCTCCTCTCCGAAGTCGGCCATGTTGACGCGAGCGTTGCCGCCCTGGCCGATGTGCTGCGCACCCAGCACGACGGCTGGCGCGGCGAGGTGCCGACCCGGCATGCCGATGGCCGTGCGGTGTACCTGGAAACCAGCATCACCATCATCGCCGGTGACTCCACCCGGCCCGCCCTGCGGGTGAGCGTGAGCACCGACATCACCCCGCGCAAGGAGTTGGAGGCGCAGGTGATCGAGGCGCAGAAGATGGAGGTCATCGGCCGGCTGGCCGGAGGCGTGGCCCATGATTTCAACAGCATCCTCATGGCCATGGCGCTGAACCTCGAGATGCTGCAGTCCGACCTGCGTGACAACCAGGCCGCCCAGCCGCTGCTGGAGGACCTGCGCGCCATGAACGAGCGCGCCACGACGCTCGTGTGCCAGCTGCTGGTGTTCGCGCGCAAACACGCGATGAAGCCGCAGCCGCTGGAGGTGGATGGCGCCATCGCGACGGTGGCGAAGATCCTGCACCGCCTGCTGGGCGCGCACGTGACGCTTCATGCGCCCTCCGCGTCGGGCGAACTGTGGATCAATGCCGACCCCTGCATGTTCGACCAGGTGCTGCTGAACCTGTGCGTCAATGCGCGCGATGCGATGCCCGACGGCGGCACGCTCACGATCTCGACGCAGCCGCTGCAGTTAACGGCGGACGAAGCGGCGGCGACCCCGGGGGCGCGAGCCGGCGAGTTCGTGTGTGTGCAGGTCACGGATACCGGCTGCGGCATGAGTCCGATGGTGCTGGCCCACGCCTTTGAACCGTTCTTCACGACGAAAGAAGCCGGCAAGGGCACCGGCCTCGGCCTGGCGACCGTCCATGGTATCGTGCACCAGCACGGCGGCTGGCTGACCGTTGAGAGCGAGGTGGGACAGGGAACGACGTTCCGGGTCTTTCTGCCCCAGACCACGGCCCCGCGCGGCGACGCCGAGGACGATCTCGACGCGGACATTCGCCGCGGCACCGAGACCATCCTGCTGGTCGAGGACGACCCGGCGGTCCGGCGAGTCACCACGGCCATGCTCCTGCGGTTCGGTTACAAGGTGCTCGTCAGCGCGAACGGGCCGCAGGCGCTGGAGGTCTGGTCGAAACGGTCGTTCCCGATCCAGGTCCTGATCACCGACGTGGTCCTGCCCGAGGGCATGAACGGCCTCGTGCTCGCGCGCCGGCTGACGGCGGTCGCGCCGGAGCTCAAGGTGATCGTCATGAGCGGCTACAACGTGGAGATGATGGAGGCCGGCAGCGACGGCCTGTATGGCTACACGTTCCTGCAGAAGCCGGTCAACTCGCGTACCCTCGCCTCCGCGATCCGAGCCGTACTGGACTAG
- a CDS encoding class I SAM-dependent methyltransferase produces the protein MTSEVQGKAYPDYVAELKAKFGEEAGLRAAVGGDFIATGVLEEQLLRSLGLRDDSVVVDVGCGSGRLAYQLRRYPGLRYLGTDVVPELMAYAKKLCGRSDWRFEPASGVGLPAESGSADFVCFFSVITHLPHVHSYRYLQEAYRVLKPGGCVVLSFLEFRLASHWIVFTDTVNTPGQHLNQFVEREAIRAWAKAIGFAVEHLFDGDRPHIPLEQDLVWPDGTVMRGRGNLGQSVAVLRKPDVSQARKLEAPATGDDGATARVTAATPGSPFVALSTRGFVGGDDAVLINGFQLAAAASVVVRVSGRRLVCHGLRNTLARSHVRLHDAQGRVIAENSGWALGSPAEQEAAHAFLAKVGTEPLDETGEEAVILRHLEPGAYTVVVAGDAGTTGLVHIEIVAG, from the coding sequence ATGACTTCCGAGGTCCAGGGCAAGGCGTACCCCGATTACGTAGCCGAGTTGAAGGCCAAGTTTGGCGAGGAAGCCGGCCTGCGCGCCGCGGTCGGCGGCGACTTCATCGCCACCGGCGTGCTGGAGGAACAACTGCTCCGCTCGCTGGGGTTGCGGGACGACTCGGTGGTCGTGGATGTCGGCTGCGGGAGCGGCCGGCTGGCGTATCAGCTGCGGCGGTACCCGGGGCTGCGTTATCTCGGCACGGATGTCGTTCCGGAATTGATGGCGTACGCGAAAAAGCTCTGCGGGCGGTCGGACTGGCGCTTTGAGCCGGCGAGCGGGGTGGGGCTGCCGGCGGAGAGCGGGAGCGCGGATTTCGTGTGTTTCTTTTCGGTGATCACCCACCTGCCGCACGTGCATTCGTACCGTTATCTGCAGGAGGCGTACCGCGTGCTGAAACCGGGCGGTTGCGTGGTGCTGTCCTTCCTGGAGTTCCGGCTCGCCTCCCACTGGATCGTCTTCACGGACACGGTGAATACGCCGGGCCAGCACCTGAACCAGTTTGTCGAGCGGGAGGCGATCCGGGCGTGGGCCAAGGCCATCGGCTTTGCGGTGGAGCACCTCTTCGACGGTGACCGGCCGCACATCCCGCTGGAGCAGGATCTGGTCTGGCCTGATGGCACGGTGATGCGGGGCCGCGGCAACCTGGGGCAATCGGTGGCGGTGCTGCGAAAGCCTGACGTCTCGCAGGCACGAAAGCTGGAGGCGCCGGCGACGGGCGACGACGGCGCGACGGCGCGCGTGACGGCCGCCACACCGGGTTCGCCGTTCGTCGCGCTGTCCACCCGCGGATTTGTCGGCGGGGACGACGCGGTGTTGATCAACGGATTTCAGCTCGCGGCGGCGGCCTCCGTGGTGGTGCGGGTGTCGGGGCGCCGGCTGGTTTGTCATGGCCTGCGGAACACGCTGGCGCGATCGCACGTTCGGCTGCACGACGCGCAGGGCCGGGTGATCGCCGAGAATAGCGGCTGGGCGCTCGGCTCGCCGGCGGAGCAGGAGGCGGCGCACGCCTTCCTGGCCAAAGTGGGTACCGAGCCGCTCGACGAAACCGGCGAGGAGGCCGTGATTCTGAGGCACCTCGAGCCCGGCGCGTACACCGTGGTGGTCGCCGGCGACGCCGGCACCACCGGGCTGGTGCACATCGAAATCGTCGCCGGCTGA